One segment of Streptomyces sp. NA02950 DNA contains the following:
- a CDS encoding SigB/SigF/SigG family RNA polymerase sigma factor, which produces MARPQTGPTKHAHDDAPDTSAEFREIARLPDGPEKEALRQRVVEAWMPMAERLARQYRNRGESLEDLQQVAALGLVKAVRRYDPEHGTAFAGFAVPTVVGEIKRHFRDHLWVLHVPRRVQDLRNRVRTAHRELSHSLDDRPPRTEEIAERTGLTEKEVRAGMEAMGSFTPLSLDAQLTGADDGYSLVDTLGAQEPAYDRVVDREAVRPGLARLPDREREILYMRFFCDMTQSRIAEQLGISQMHVSRLINRTCSTLRDQALAETARAA; this is translated from the coding sequence ATGGCACGGCCCCAGACCGGCCCCACCAAGCACGCGCACGACGACGCACCTGACACCAGTGCGGAGTTCCGTGAGATCGCCCGTCTGCCCGACGGGCCCGAGAAGGAGGCGCTGCGGCAACGTGTCGTGGAGGCCTGGATGCCCATGGCCGAACGGCTGGCCCGCCAGTACCGCAACCGCGGCGAGTCCCTGGAGGACCTCCAGCAGGTGGCCGCGCTCGGTCTGGTGAAGGCCGTCAGGCGCTACGACCCCGAACACGGCACGGCCTTCGCGGGGTTCGCGGTGCCCACCGTGGTCGGGGAGATCAAGCGCCACTTCCGGGACCACCTGTGGGTGCTGCACGTCCCGCGCCGGGTCCAGGACCTGCGCAACCGGGTACGGACCGCGCACCGCGAACTGTCCCACTCCCTCGACGACCGCCCGCCGCGCACCGAGGAGATAGCCGAGCGCACCGGCCTCACCGAGAAGGAGGTGCGCGCCGGGATGGAGGCCATGGGCAGCTTCACCCCGCTGTCCCTGGACGCGCAGCTGACGGGGGCGGACGACGGCTACTCCCTGGTGGACACGCTCGGCGCCCAGGAGCCCGCGTACGACCGGGTGGTGGACCGCGAGGCCGTACGGCCCGGGCTGGCCCGGCTGCCCGACCGGGAGCGGGAGATCCTCTACATGCGTTTCTTCTGCGACATGACCCAGAGCCGGATCGCGGAGCAGCTGGGCATCTCCCAGATGCATGTGTCCCGCCTCATCAACCGCACCTGCTCGACCCTGCGCGACCAGGCGCTCGCC